The genomic region ACACCCTCCGGCAGCGTCACCGCGCCGGTGATGTCCGTGGTGCGGAAGTAGAACTGCGGACGGTAACCCTTGAAGAACGGCGTGTGACGGCCACCCTCGTCCTTCGACAGCACGTACACCTCGGCCTCGAAGTCGGTGTGCGGCGCGATCGAACCGGGCTTGCACAGCACCTGGCCACGCTCGACCTCGTCACGCTTGGTGCCGCGCAGCAGCAGGCCCGCGTTGTCGCCCGCCTGGCCCTGGTCCAGCAGCTTGCGGAACATCTCAACGCCGGTCACCGTGGTCTTGGTGGTCGGACGGATGCCGACGATCTCGATCTCGTCGCCCACCTTGATGATGCCGCGCTCGATACGACCGGTCACCACCGTGCCGCGACCCGAAATCGAGAACACGTCCTCGACCGGCATCAGGAACGCCTTGTCGATGTCGCGCTCCGGCTCCGGAATGTAGCTGTCGAGCGCCTCCACCAGCTTCAGGATCGCCGGCACGCCAATCTCCGACTGATCGCCTTCAAGCGCCTTGAGCGCCGAACCGTGGATGATCGGGGTGTCGTCGCCCGGGAAGTCGTACTTGCTCAGCAGCTCGCGGACTTCCATCTCCACCAGCTCCAGCAGCTCGGCGTCGTCCACCATGTCGGCCTTGTTCAGGAACACCACGATGTACGGCACACCGACCTGACGCGCCAGAAGGATGTGCTCGCGGGTCTGCGGCATCGGGCCGTCCGCGGCCGAGCACACCAGGATCGCGCCGTCCATCTGCGCCGCACCCGTGATCATGTTCTTCACGTAGTCGGCGTGGCCCGGGCAGTCCACGTGCGCGTAGTGGCGCGTCGGGGACTCGTACTCCACGTGCGCGGTCGAGATCGTGATCCCGCGCGCCTTCTCTTCCGGCGCCGCGTCGATCGCGTCGTATGCCTTGAACTCACCGCCGAAACGCTCCGCGCCCACCTTCGTCAGGGCCGCCGTCAGCGTGGTCTTGCCGTGGTCCACGTGGCCGATCGTGCCGACGTTCACGTGCGGCTTGGTGCGCTCGAACTTTTCCTTAGCCATGGTCGTTTACCTTTTTTTCTTGAATGCCAGTGTATTGGGGGACAGGGTGCCGGCCGAAGCCGGCGCGCCTCAGTTCTTCTTGCTCGCGGCTTCGGCGATGTTGGCCGGCGCCTCGGCGTAATGGTCGAATTCCATCGTGAAGGTCGCGCGGCCCTGCGACATCGAACGCAGCGACGTGGCGTAGCCGAACATCTCGCCAAGCGGGATCATCGCGTTGATGATCTTGCCCGACGGGCTGTCGTCCTGGCCGGAGAGGATGCCGCGACGACGGCTGACATCGCCCATCACGTCGCCCAGGTAATCCTCGGGGCTGACGATCTCGACCTTCATCATCGGCTCCAGCAGCACCGGGCTGGCCTTCATGAAGCCTTCCTTGAAGCCCATCGAGCCGGCGATCTTGAACGCCATTTCCGACGAGTCGACCTCATGGTACGAGCCATCGACCAGCTTGACCTTGACGTCGACGATCGGGTAACCGGCCATGATGCCGCTGGCCACCGCTTCCTGGATGCCCTTGTCGACCGCCGGGATGTACTCCTTCGGCACCACACCGCCGACGATGGCGTTCTCGAACGAGTAACCGGCGCCCTGCTCGTTCGGCGAGATCTCCAGCCACACGTGGCCGAACTGGCCCTTGCCGCCCGACTGGCGCACGAACTTGCCTTCGGCCTTGACCGACTTGCGGATGGTCTCGCGGTAGGCCACCTGCGGCTTGCCGACATTGGCCTCGACGTTGAACTCGCGCTTCATGCGGTCGACGAGGATGTCCAGGTGAAGCTCACCCATGCCGGCGATGATGGTCTGGCCGGACTCTTCGTCGGTGCGAACACGGAAGGACGGATCCTCCTGAGCCAGGCGGCCGAGGGCGATGCCCATCTTCTCCTGGTCCGACTTGGTCTTCGGCTCGACCGCCATCGAGATCACCGGCTCCGGGAAGGTCATCCGCTCGAGCGTGATCACGTGATCCTGCGCGCACAGAGTATCGCCGGTGGTGACGTCCTTCAGGCCCACAGCCGCAGCGATGTCGCCAGCGCGGACTTCCTTGATCTCCTCGCGGTTGTTGGAGTGCATCTGCAGGATGCGGCCGACGCGCTCCTTCTTCGACTTGACCGGGTTGTAGACCTGGTCGCCGGAGTTGAGCACGCCCGAATAGACGCGGAAGAAGGTCAGCGAGCCGACGAACGGGTCGGTCATGATCTTGAATGCCAGAGCCGAGAACGGTGCCTTGTCGTCGGCGCTGCGGGTGTCTTCCTTCTCGTCCTCGTCGACGCCCTGCACCGGCGGCACGTCGACCGGCGACGGCAGCAGGTTGATGACGCCATCGAGCATGGCCTGTACGCCCTTGTTCTTGAACGCGGTACCGCAGAACACCGGCACGATCTCCACCTTCAGGGTGCGCTCGCGCAGGCCGGCCAGGATCTCCGCCTCGGACAGGTCGCCATCATTGAGGTACTTGTCCATCAGCTCTTCGCTGGCCTCGGCGGCGGCCTCGACCATGAAGCTGCGGGCCTCGGCGCACTTGTCGGCGAGCTCGGCGGGGATGTCGCGGTACTCGAATACGGTGCCCTGGGACGCGTTATCCCAGTGGATCGCCTTCATCTTGACCAGATCGACCACGCCCTCGAAGTTGTCCTCGGCACCGATCGGCACCTGCATCGGCACCGGGTAGGCGCCCAGGCGTGACTTCAGCTGCTCGACGACCTTGTCGAAGTTGGCGCCGGTGCGATCCATCTTGTTGACGAACGCCATCCGCGGCACGCGGTACTTGTTGGCCTGGCGCCACACGGTCTCGGACTGCGGCTGGACGCCGCCGACCGCGCACAGCACGAACACCGCGCCGTCGAGCACGCGCAGCGAACGCTCCACCTCGATGGTGAAGTCGACGTGCCCGGGGGTGTCGATGATGTTCAGCCGGTGCTGCGGCATCGACTTGTCCATACCGCTCCAGAACGCCGTGGTGGCCGCGGAGGTGATGGTGATGCCACGCTCCTGCTCCTGCTCCATCCAGTCCATGGTGGCGGCACCGTCATGCACCTCACCAATCTTGTGGCTGACGCCGGTGTAGAACAGGATGCGCTCGGACGTGGTGGTCTTGCCGGCATCGATGTGGGCCATGATGCCGAAGTTGCGGTAACGCTCGATGGGAGTGGTGCGAGCCACGGGACCCTCTCACAAGTTTTCGAATTCCAGATGGCCGGACGCCGCCTGTCGGCGGCATCCGGTACGCGAGGCGGCGCTATCGTCGCCATGGCGGCCGATGCGGCCGCCGTCAGAGCCCCCGCATCGCGCGGGGGCTGCCGGATCACCAGCGGTAGTGCGAGAACGCCTTGTTGGCTTCAGCCATACGGTGGGTCTCTTCACGCTTCTTGATCGCGCCACCACGGTTCTCGGAGGCGTCGATCAACTCGGCCGCCAGCTTACGCGGCATGCTGTTCTCACCACGCTTGCGGGCCGACTCGATCAGCCAGCGCATCGCCAGCGCCATGCGACGGGAAGTGCGCACCTCGACCGGCACCTGGTAGGTCGCGCCGCCGACGCGGCGGGACTTGACCTCGACAGCCGGGGAGACATTGCCCAGCGCCTTCTCGACCAGATCCAGCGGGGCTTCATTCTTCTCGCCGATGACGTCCATGGCGCCATAGACGATCTTCTCGGCAACGGACTTCTTGCCGCTCTTCATGACCATGTTGATGAAACGCGCGATCGTCTCGCTGCCATGCTTGGGGTCTGGCAGGATGGAACGCTGCGGGGCGGAACCTTTACGCGACATGGGTCAGTTTCCTCAGGACTTCGGACGCTTGGCGCCGTACTTCGAACGGCGCTGACGACGCTTGGCGACGCCGGCGGCATCGAGCGAGCCACGCACGGTGTGGTAACGCACACCCGGCAGATCCTTCACGCGGCCACCGCGGATCAGGACCACCGAGTGCTCCTGCAGGTTGTGGCCTTCGCCGCCGATGTACGAGATGACCTCGTACCCGTTGGTCAGGCGCACCTTGGCCACCTTGCGCATCGCCGAGTTCGGCTTCTTCGGGGTGGTGGTGTAGACGCGGGTGCAAACACCCCGGCGTTGCGGGCAGTTCTGCAATGCAGGCGAGGCACTCTTGTAAGTAGCCGCCTGCCGCGGCTTGCGGACCAGCTGATTGATCGTTGCCATCTGGAGCTCTTTTGTGGGAGGGCGGACCCGATCGATTCAAGCGCGATCGACCACCCCGGACGTGAAAACGAACGGCAAGCCAGGGACCCCCAGCTCACCGAGACGGAAAAGTATAGCCTGCGTTTGACGAATACGTCAACGCAACGCCATGTGCCAATCCGGGTTCCGGTCATTCCGGATCCCGGATTGGCGATACTGCGATCCCGCCCTGCCCTGGGCCGAACACGAGGCGCTCCCTGCGCCTCATTTCGTGATCTGGGGCGCCCCCTTGGGGGCGCTGACACTACGGGTGTCGGCCGGCCGTCAGGAAGCGCTCGACTCCTCGCCCGCCTCGGTGACGACAACTTCATCCGCATCATCGGTGACTGGCCCTGCCAAGGCTTCCATCTCGGCCTCGGTAAGCCCGGAGGCACCGCGGCGGCGCTGGGTATGGTACGCCAGGCCGGTGCCGGCCGGAATCAGGCGACCGACGATGACGTTCTCCTTCAGGCCACGCAGATTGTCGCGGGTGCCGCGGACGGCCGCCTCGGTCAACACCCGGGTGGTCTCCTGGAACGACGCCGCCGAGATGAACGACTCGGTCGCCAGCGAGGCCTTGGTGATGCCGAGCAGGACCGGATCGAACCGGGCCAGGATCTCGTCCTTGGCGGCCAGGCGGGCGTTTTCCTCGACCAGGCGCTGACGCTCGACCTGCTCGCCGTTGAGGAACTTGCTGTCGCCCTGATCGGTGATCTCGACCTTGCGCAGCATCTGGCGGACGATCACCTCGATGTGCTTGTCGTTGATCTTCACGCCCTGCAGGCGGTAGACGTCCTGGATCTCCTGGGTCAGGTAGGCGGCCAGTTCCTCGACGCCCTTCAGGCGCAGGATATCCTGCGGGCTGGCCTCGCCGTCCACCACGGTCTCGCCCTTCTCCACGTGCTCGCCTTCGAACACGATGATCTGGCGGTACTTCGGGATCAGCTCCTCGTGCTCCTCGCCATCAGGGCCCTTGATGATCAGGCGCTGCTTGCCCTTGGTGTCCTTGCCGAAGCTGATCACGCCGGACTTCTCGGCCAGGATCGCCGGGTCTTTCGGCTTGCGGGCCTCGAACAGGTCGGCCACGCGCGGCAGGCCACCGGTGATGTCGCGGGTCTTGGAGGCTTCCTGCGGGATCTTGGCGACCACGTCGCCGACGCCAACGGCAGCGCCATCCTGCAGGTTGACGATCGAACGCGGCGGCAGCAGGTATTGCGCCGGCAGGTCGGTGCCCGGGATGTTGAGGTCGTTGCCCTTCTTGTCGACGATGCGGACGATCGGGCGCAGGTCCTTGCCTGCCGAACCACGGCGCTTGGGATCGGTGATCTCGCGTGAAGCCAGGCCGGTCAGGTCATCGGTCTTCTCGATCACGGTCACGCCGTCGACAAAGTCGATGAAACGCAGGAAACCGGCAACTTCCGAGACGATCGGGTGGTTATGCGGGTCCCAGTTCGCAACCTGCTGGCCGGCCTTGACCGCACCGCCGTCCTGGACCGCGACGGTCGCACCGTACGGCAGCTTGTAGCGCTCGCGCTCGCGGCCATGGGTGTCGAGGATCGACAGTTCGCCCGAACGCGACACCGCGACCTGATGGCCGTTGGCGTGCTTGACGTGCTTGAGGTTGTTGAACTTGATCGTACCGGTGGTCTTGACGGTGACGTTGTCGATCGCGGCGGCACGCGAAGCCGCGCCACCGATGTGGAACGTACGCATGGTCAGCTGGGTACCGGGCTCACCGATCGACTGTGCGGCGACGACGCCGACCGCCTCGCCATGGTTGACCAGGTGGCCACGGGCCAGGTCACGGCCGTAGCAGTGTGCGCAGACGCCGAACGCCGATTCGCAGGTGATGGTCGACCGGACCTTGATCGACTGCACGCCGGCATCTTCCAGCTGCTGCACCCAGGCCTCATCCAGCAGGGTGTTGCGGGTGACGATGGGCTCTTCGTCGTCGCCCGGCAGGAACACGTCCTCGGCCACGATGCGGCCAAGCACGCGCTCGCGCAGC from Lysobacter alkalisoli harbors:
- the fusA gene encoding elongation factor G; this translates as MARTTPIERYRNFGIMAHIDAGKTTTSERILFYTGVSHKIGEVHDGAATMDWMEQEQERGITITSAATTAFWSGMDKSMPQHRLNIIDTPGHVDFTIEVERSLRVLDGAVFVLCAVGGVQPQSETVWRQANKYRVPRMAFVNKMDRTGANFDKVVEQLKSRLGAYPVPMQVPIGAEDNFEGVVDLVKMKAIHWDNASQGTVFEYRDIPAELADKCAEARSFMVEAAAEASEELMDKYLNDGDLSEAEILAGLRERTLKVEIVPVFCGTAFKNKGVQAMLDGVINLLPSPVDVPPVQGVDEDEKEDTRSADDKAPFSALAFKIMTDPFVGSLTFFRVYSGVLNSGDQVYNPVKSKKERVGRILQMHSNNREEIKEVRAGDIAAAVGLKDVTTGDTLCAQDHVITLERMTFPEPVISMAVEPKTKSDQEKMGIALGRLAQEDPSFRVRTDEESGQTIIAGMGELHLDILVDRMKREFNVEANVGKPQVAYRETIRKSVKAEGKFVRQSGGKGQFGHVWLEISPNEQGAGYSFENAIVGGVVPKEYIPAVDKGIQEAVASGIMAGYPIVDVKVKLVDGSYHEVDSSEMAFKIAGSMGFKEGFMKASPVLLEPMMKVEIVSPEDYLGDVMGDVSRRRGILSGQDDSPSGKIINAMIPLGEMFGYATSLRSMSQGRATFTMEFDHYAEAPANIAEAASKKN
- the rpsL gene encoding 30S ribosomal protein S12, which produces MATINQLVRKPRQAATYKSASPALQNCPQRRGVCTRVYTTTPKKPNSAMRKVAKVRLTNGYEVISYIGGEGHNLQEHSVVLIRGGRVKDLPGVRYHTVRGSLDAAGVAKRRQRRSKYGAKRPKS
- the rpsG gene encoding 30S ribosomal protein S7, producing the protein MSRKGSAPQRSILPDPKHGSETIARFINMVMKSGKKSVAEKIVYGAMDVIGEKNEAPLDLVEKALGNVSPAVEVKSRRVGGATYQVPVEVRTSRRMALAMRWLIESARKRGENSMPRKLAAELIDASENRGGAIKKREETHRMAEANKAFSHYRW
- the tuf gene encoding elongation factor Tu, whose protein sequence is MAKEKFERTKPHVNVGTIGHVDHGKTTLTAALTKVGAERFGGEFKAYDAIDAAPEEKARGITISTAHVEYESPTRHYAHVDCPGHADYVKNMITGAAQMDGAILVCSAADGPMPQTREHILLARQVGVPYIVVFLNKADMVDDAELLELVEMEVRELLSKYDFPGDDTPIIHGSALKALEGDQSEIGVPAILKLVEALDSYIPEPERDIDKAFLMPVEDVFSISGRGTVVTGRIERGIIKVGDEIEIVGIRPTTKTTVTGVEMFRKLLDQGQAGDNAGLLLRGTKRDEVERGQVLCKPGSIAPHTDFEAEVYVLSKDEGGRHTPFFKGYRPQFYFRTTDITGAVTLPEGVEMVMPGDNVKMAVQLINPVAMDEGLRFAIREGGRTVGAGVVAKIIK